CGTGGATGCCACCATCACGCCCCACTATATGGATAAGCGCGGCCTGATGTGGGAAAACGAATTCCGCTACCTGACCCACGCCGGGGCCGGGGTAATGGAGCTGGACTATTTACCGTCCGATGACGATTATTCTAAAAACCACGATCGTGACCGCCGCTGGTTGTTCTACTGGAACCACTTCGGGGTCATCGACCAGGTATGGCGCCTGAGCGCGAACTTTACCAAAGTGAGCGACGAAGACTATTTTAACGACTTCGACTCCAAATACGGCTCCAGTACCGATGGTTACGCCACGCAGATCTTCAGTGCCGGCTACTGGGATAAAAACTTCGATGCCACCGTGTCGACCCGTAAATTCCAGGTCTTTAATGCAGACAGTTCAGACTCCTATGAGGCGATGCCGCAGCTGGATGTCAACTACTATAAAGACAACCTCGGGCCGTTTGATTTCCATGTTTACGGCCAGGCGGTGCACTTCCAGAATGCGAACAGCAACTACCCGGAAGCCACCCGTCTGCACCTTGAGCCAACCCTGGATTTACCGCTGGCTAACGACTGGGGCAGCCTGACCACCGAAACCAAACTGCTGGCCACCCATTACCAGCAGGATAACCTCAACGAGTTCCGCCGCTGGGTAGCCAAAAACAACCCGGGCAATCTGGATGCGGCCAACCGGCTGAAATCCAGTGAAGACCGCGTAATGCCGCAGTTTAAAGTGGACGGCAAAATGGTCTTTGAGCGCAATATGGACTGGTCACAGGGGTATACCCAGACCCTGGAGCCGCGCGCCCAGTATCTGTATGTGCCGTACCGCGACCAGAGCTCCATCAACAGTTACGACTCAACCCTGCTGCAGTCTGACTTCTCCGGCCTGTTCCGTGACCGCACTTACAGTGGTCTGGACCGTATTGCCTCAGCAAACCAGGTGACTACCGGCCTGACGACCCGCGTCTATGATGATGCGGCCGTGGAACGATTTAACTTCTCTGTGGGTCAAATCTACTACTTCAGTAAACCACGCACCGGAGATGAGGCAAGTAACTATGAAGATCAGCGCCGCACCGGCTCGGTTGTCTGGGCCAGTGATACCTACTGGCGCATGACCGACCGCTGGGGTCTGCGCGGCGGCGTGCAGTACGATCGCCGTCTGGATAACATCGCGAACGGCAATGCGGCCATTGAATATCGCCGCGATGCAGACCGGATGGTACAGCTGAACTACCGCTATGCCAGCCCGGAATACATTAAAGCCACGCTGCCCAGCTACTACTCCACCGACGACCGTTACAAAGACGGTATCGCTCAGGTGGGGATTACGGCCAGCTGGCCTATCGTAGACCGCTGGTCGGTAGTGGGCGCGTATTACTACGATACCAACGTCAACCACGCAGCGGATCAGATGCTCGGCGTGCAGTACAACTCTTGCTGTTACGCGCTGCGTATCGGCTACGAGCGTAAAATTAACGGTTGGCAGGATAACCGGAGTAAATACGACAACTCCATCGGCTTTAACGTCGAGCTGCGTGGCCTGAGCTCTAACTACGGCCTCGGCACCAGCCAGATGTTGCGGTCCAATATTTTGCCGTACCAGAGTTCACTCTAATTTGGGTCTAATTACTCAACCGCTATGCGGTTAAACAGAATGGAAAATGTATGAAGAACTGGAGAACGCTGCTGCTTGGGCTTTCATTAGTCGCCAGCACCACCTTCGCCGCCCCGCAGGTTGTGGATAAAGTCGCAGCCGTTGTTAATAACGGCGTTGTGCTGGAAAGCGACGTTAACGAGCTGCTGCAGTCCGTTAAACTGAACGCCAGCCAGGGTGGGCAACAGCTTCCTGATGACAGCACCCTGCGTCATCAGATCATGGAGCGCCTGATAATGGATCAGATTGTGCTGCAGATGGGTCAGAAAATGGGCGTGACGATCAGTGACGACCAGCTGAACCAGGCGATAGCCAATATCGCCAAGCAGAACAATATGACGCCGGATCAGATGCGCAGCCGTCTGGCTTACGAAGGCATGAACTACAACACCTATCGCAACCAGATTCGTAAAGAGATGATCATCTCCGAAGTGCGCAATAACGAAGTGCGCCGCCGGGTCAATATTCTGCCCCAGGAGGTAGAAAATCTCGCAGCCCAGGTGGGTAATCAGAACGATGCCAGCACCGAGCTGAACCTCAGCCATATTCTGATCCCGCTGTCGGAAAACCCGACACCGGATCAGGTCAGCGATGCCGAAAGCAAGGCGCGCACCGTGGTTGAGCAGGCCAACAGCGGTGCCGATTTCGGTAAGCTGGCCATCACCTACTCTGCCGACCAGCAGGCCCTGAAAGGCGGCCAGATGGGCTGGGGGCGCATTCAGGAGCTGCCGACTATCTTCGCTCAGGCCCTGTCCACCGCGAAAAAAGGCGACATCATTGGCCCTATCCGCTCCGGTGTGGGTTTCCATATTCTGAAAGTGAACGATATGCGTGGCCAGAGCCAGAGCATTTCGGTGACCGAAGTCCGCGCCCGCCATATCCTGCTGAAAGTCTCACCGATCATGTCTGACGATCAGGCCCGGGAAAAACTGCAGCAGATCGCCGCAGACATTAAGAGCGGCAAGCTGACCTTTGATGCGGCGGCCAAAGCGAACTCTCAGGATCCCGGCTCCGCTAACCGGGGCGGTGAGTTAGGCTGGGCGGCACCGGATATCTACGATCCGGCATTCCGCGATGCGCTGATGCGTCTGAACAAAGGCCAGATAAGCGGCCCGGTACACTCCTCCTTCGGCTGGCATCTGATTCAGCTGCAGGATACCCGCACCGTAGACCGGACCGATATGGCGCAAAAAGATCGCGCTTACCGCATGCTGTTTAACCGCAAATTCTCTGAAGAGGCGGCCACCTGGATGCAGGAACAGCGTGCCAGTGCTTACGTAAAAATTCTGGATGGCAATGGCTAATACACCTCGTGTGGTCATCACTCCCGGCGAACCCGCCGGGATTGGCCCCGACCTGGTCGTCGCGCTGGCACAGCGCGACTGGCCCGTTGAAATGGTCGTCTGTGCTTCTCCCTCATTACTGTCTGAACGGGCAGCACTGCTGGGGCTCCCCCTGACTCTCCTCCCCTACCACGCGGATACCCCCGCCAGCCCCCAGCGCTCTGGCACCCTGACACTGCTTCCCCGTGAACTTCAGGCCCCGGCCATCCCCGGCACCCTGAACGCCGCCAACGGCCAGTATGTGGTGGAGACCCTGGCCGCGGCCTGCGACGGCTGCCTGAGTGGCGAGTTTGCGGCCCTTATCACAGGCCCGGTCCATAAGGGGATCATTAACGACGCCGGTATCCCTTTTACCGGGCATACGGAGTTCTTTGAACAGCGCGCCCACAGCGAAAAAGTGGTGATGATGCTGGCAACCGAAGAGCTACGGGTAGCACTGGCCACCACCCATCTGCCGCTGAAAGATGTGGCCCGGGCGATAACCAAACCGCTGCTGCGCCAGATAATCGGTATTCTGCATCACGATCTGCGCACCAAATTCGGTATCGCCAGCCCCCATATTCTGGTGTGTGGGCTGAACCCGCACGCAGGGGAAGGCGGCCACATGGGCCACGAAGAGATAGACACTATCATTCCGGTGCTCAGTGAACTGCGCCAGCAGGGGATGAACCTCACCGGCCCGTTACCGGCCGATACCCTGTTCCAGCCCAAATATCTCGACCATGCCGACGCGGTACTGGCGATGTATCACGATCAGGGCCTGCCCGTGCTAAAATATCAGGGATTTGGCCGGGCGGTGAATATCACCCTTGGTTTACCCTTTATTCGTACTTCTGTGGACCACGGTACTGCGCTCGATCTGGCAGGCACCGGGCAAGCAGATGTCGGCAGTTTTATCACGGCGCTTAATCTCGCCATTAAAATGATTGTTAATAGTCAATGAATACTCGAGTTCATCAGGGCCATTTAGCCCGTAAACGTTTCGGGCAAAACTTCCTTAATGATAAGTTCGTTATCGACAGTATTGTCTCTGCCATTAACCCGCAAAAAGACCAGGCCATGGTGGAAATCGGCCCGGGCCTGGGGGCACTGACCGAGCCGGTAGGCGAACGCCTTGATGCCTTAACGGTTATCGAGCTGGACCGCGATCTGGCCGCCCGCTTGCAGACCCACCCGTTCCTGGCGCCAAAACTGACCATCTATCAGCAAGATGCCATGACCATGGATTTTGGCGAGCTCTCCAGAACCCTCGGCCAGCCGCTGCGGGTATTCGGTAACCTGCCGTACAATATCTCCACCCCGCTGATGTTCCACCTGTTCACCTATACTGACGCCATTAAAGACATGCACTTTATGCTGCAAAAAGAGGTGGTCAATCGCCTGGTTGCCGGTCCGGACAGTAAAGCGTATGGTCGGTTAAGTGTGATGGCCCAGTATTACTGCCAGGTGATCCCGGTGCTTCAGGTGCCGCCGTCTGCCTTTACCCCGGCCCCGAAAGTGGATTCCGCCGTGGTACGCCTGGTGCCGCACGCGCAGTTGCCGCACCCGGTAAAAGATTTGCGTATTCTCAGCCGTATTACCACGGAGGCGTTTAATCAGCGCCGTAAAACCGTCCGTAACAGTCTGGGCAACCTCTTCAGCGCAGAGCAACTGACGGCGCTGGGCATTGATCCG
This Shimwellia blattae DSM 4481 = NBRC 105725 DNA region includes the following protein-coding sequences:
- the lptD gene encoding LPS assembly protein LptD, translating into MKKRIPTLLATMIGTALYSQQGLAADLASQCMLGVPSYTRPLVQGDTNNLPVTINSDHAGGDYPDNATFTGNVDIQQGNSRLTSDEVQLHQKQAEGQTETVRTADALGNVHYDDNQMILTGPKAWTNFNTKDTNVWKGNYQMVDRQGRGKADVMKQRGENRYTILENGTFTSCLPGSDTWSVVGSEIIHDRQEEIAEIWNARFKIGPVPVFYSPYLQLPVGDKRRSGFLIPSFKTGSTNGFEFALPYYWNIAPNVDATITPHYMDKRGLMWENEFRYLTHAGAGVMELDYLPSDDDYSKNHDRDRRWLFYWNHFGVIDQVWRLSANFTKVSDEDYFNDFDSKYGSSTDGYATQIFSAGYWDKNFDATVSTRKFQVFNADSSDSYEAMPQLDVNYYKDNLGPFDFHVYGQAVHFQNANSNYPEATRLHLEPTLDLPLANDWGSLTTETKLLATHYQQDNLNEFRRWVAKNNPGNLDAANRLKSSEDRVMPQFKVDGKMVFERNMDWSQGYTQTLEPRAQYLYVPYRDQSSINSYDSTLLQSDFSGLFRDRTYSGLDRIASANQVTTGLTTRVYDDAAVERFNFSVGQIYYFSKPRTGDEASNYEDQRRTGSVVWASDTYWRMTDRWGLRGGVQYDRRLDNIANGNAAIEYRRDADRMVQLNYRYASPEYIKATLPSYYSTDDRYKDGIAQVGITASWPIVDRWSVVGAYYYDTNVNHAADQMLGVQYNSCCYALRIGYERKINGWQDNRSKYDNSIGFNVELRGLSSNYGLGTSQMLRSNILPYQSSL
- the surA gene encoding peptidylprolyl isomerase SurA, whose amino-acid sequence is MKNWRTLLLGLSLVASTTFAAPQVVDKVAAVVNNGVVLESDVNELLQSVKLNASQGGQQLPDDSTLRHQIMERLIMDQIVLQMGQKMGVTISDDQLNQAIANIAKQNNMTPDQMRSRLAYEGMNYNTYRNQIRKEMIISEVRNNEVRRRVNILPQEVENLAAQVGNQNDASTELNLSHILIPLSENPTPDQVSDAESKARTVVEQANSGADFGKLAITYSADQQALKGGQMGWGRIQELPTIFAQALSTAKKGDIIGPIRSGVGFHILKVNDMRGQSQSISVTEVRARHILLKVSPIMSDDQAREKLQQIAADIKSGKLTFDAAAKANSQDPGSANRGGELGWAAPDIYDPAFRDALMRLNKGQISGPVHSSFGWHLIQLQDTRTVDRTDMAQKDRAYRMLFNRKFSEEAATWMQEQRASAYVKILDGNG
- the pdxA gene encoding 4-hydroxythreonine-4-phosphate dehydrogenase PdxA, translating into MANTPRVVITPGEPAGIGPDLVVALAQRDWPVEMVVCASPSLLSERAALLGLPLTLLPYHADTPASPQRSGTLTLLPRELQAPAIPGTLNAANGQYVVETLAAACDGCLSGEFAALITGPVHKGIINDAGIPFTGHTEFFEQRAHSEKVVMMLATEELRVALATTHLPLKDVARAITKPLLRQIIGILHHDLRTKFGIASPHILVCGLNPHAGEGGHMGHEEIDTIIPVLSELRQQGMNLTGPLPADTLFQPKYLDHADAVLAMYHDQGLPVLKYQGFGRAVNITLGLPFIRTSVDHGTALDLAGTGQADVGSFITALNLAIKMIVNSQ
- the rsmA gene encoding 16S rRNA (adenine(1518)-N(6)/adenine(1519)-N(6))-dimethyltransferase RsmA — encoded protein: MNTRVHQGHLARKRFGQNFLNDKFVIDSIVSAINPQKDQAMVEIGPGLGALTEPVGERLDALTVIELDRDLAARLQTHPFLAPKLTIYQQDAMTMDFGELSRTLGQPLRVFGNLPYNISTPLMFHLFTYTDAIKDMHFMLQKEVVNRLVAGPDSKAYGRLSVMAQYYCQVIPVLQVPPSAFTPAPKVDSAVVRLVPHAQLPHPVKDLRILSRITTEAFNQRRKTVRNSLGNLFSAEQLTALGIDPAMRAENISVAQYCQLANFVADNPPPKES